The sequence CAGTATCTGAGAGGAAGCTTGTGGGAATGTTCCTAAGAGCATTTTTGACAGACTTGAAGTCTGCTTTCTTGTATAGCCCAAATTTCCTGCGAAGAGCTTTAGCACTTTTTGGGAGGGACATGTCCAATGAGACGAATATTGTGTTGTGGTCGCAGCCATCAAGCGGTGGGCCGACTTCACAGGACAGAAGTTTTGATTGTCAGTGAGATAGATATGGTCAATAATGGACGAAGATGAGGTTGTTGATCTGGTTGGTGACGAAACAACTTGTTTGAGAGATGATTTGTCACTGCATACCCATGTGTCAGGAGATGCTTGCAGGATGGAATAGTTAGGTCCGAGAGGCCAATACAGTGGGTGTGGAAGCCAGGTTGGAGGCCTAGTTTTTACCCTAGAAGATTCTGACTGTAAACTAGTGAGGACCAGGAGCTGATGACATCACTGGTGGTTAGAAAGTACCGAGGAACAGACTCCATGCAGAGCTAGAAGACAAGTGTTGCCATAGCTACAGCCGGCCACTATAGCACTATACTACACTGTGTACTAGTTGGACAGATCTATAACAGAGCGTGGGTAGcaattaaaaggtcataattagccAAGTGGTGTCCGACCCTTCTCtgcctattaattttgtcGTGTTGGCAGATTTCCCAAAGAGAAGTGGACCTGCCAATGATTGGTAAGTTCTCACGAGAGAAGCTTCATGACTACCCACCCAGGATAGTGTGTCGGTTCTTCCCTGAACAAGGAGCTATCTCCACCACATGCACTCTCTCACTGCATGGCTTTGACACGCCAGTCAGTGTAAACATGGCATTGGAAGGCTTTGACAAGCCAGTCAGTGTAAACATGGCATTGCTCACTCCTCAGAGATCAGTGGACACTAAACAACTCAAGGTGTTTCACTCAAGTTCTATTATAGTTAAATACACTTTATATGTGCCATCAAATGCATGAGTAAAAATGTGTATACTCTCTGTTGCTTACTTAATACCTAAGACCTACATCCGTATACTGATGTGTGTTCGTtatatacaatgcatgcacGTGATTGTAGGAAGCCACTGAAGTGCTGAGGAGAACAGTTAGTGAGATAACCACCACATCACAGCTTGGCCCTTCTGTGGAGAGTGTACTATCACTAATGGAGAAAATGGCAACTGCACTTCAGTGAGATGTCTACTATATAGCACTGCATGTATTTACTTATCTCCCACCTCAGGTCATCTTCTCTGAGCGAGCTAGCAGCCCTCACTGACTCCATACGGACAGAGATAGAGTCTGTCCTTGTAGTGACCAGGAGGGTTGTCGAGGACTGCACATTACAGAGTGAGAACATTGGAGCTAATCTCTCTAAGATTGATGATTTATCTCGCCAGTTTTGTATGGTGGCCAGGGCCAAACGCAGACACTGTCAAGGTGAGAACATGTGTTTATGATATCAAGTGTTAAGATTTCAATGGTATATACAGACCAGTCAGAGGAGGCAGCTGCTCTTGTTGACCTGGTGGAGAATGGAGCTAATCTGTTAAGAGCTGTGGACTTAGCACTCAGGGAGATCGACACACTCAGTGGTGAGTGTACATTGTCAGAGTTatgctgtgtatatatattgaGCCTTAAAAGGTAACTATTATAATGTACCTACCCAAGGTTATGAATTTTAGAGGGGCTTTtactcccccctcccccttggATTTGGTTCTGTTTGCCCTTTTAAAGTCAAACATGgtattaacataattattatgtatttattctgtattttcttgaagctgggaaagggttaattcAGAGGAGATAATGACGTAGTCTTTATTAAAATACTTGAACCTTGAACAAACTTTTAACAAGCTCTTTTCTAGCCAGCAGGCTACCTTTTCATTCTGGAAACAAGAGTATACTTATATGATGATATAGCTGAGCTATACATTCACTCTACAGCACGGTAGCTCCTACTTTataaaggtcagaggtcagtttgACATGACAGAACTACGACCTTTGTGAGAGGTCACCCCTTTTAGGCACTGCATGATTTCTCTGGAGGGGCGCAGTAGCTAAAAGTTAACTAATTTGCAGCAGCAGTAACATGAAGGGGCTACTTTATCACAAGAATCAGGGCGCGACATGCAGTCAAACTTGcaaatttactgcacaaaacataagctcacgtaaTGAttcattagtgaccttttgaccctgtccaCCTTCCTCTGGGGTTAATTAtcttttgtagttttagccacaccctataacgcggagtgattcacgcaaacattttcatttccaatccctcttactgtTCTATCCTTGGTCTATCACAGTGTCCATTGGTGCATGCATCATTGTTCACGCTCAATGTACCTTACTTTAAATTAACATTTATTAGAACCTTATTAACACCTTACGTTATGTAATATTTACTACTACCTTAACCATGATTTGATGTTGATATCATACTCTTCTCTAACAATTCTCATTGTTAGTGCTCCACTTCCTCCCTTTGTTGTTGTGCGAGCCTCTGGGGCCCTGCTCCACGTATTTAAGGTTTTGTTTACCTTTTTTGCCTCACTTCACTTTAACTTCGTTTTACCCTGTATTGTCAGTTGATGTTTTGCTTCTCAAACTAAGAATTTGGTTAAGCTATACtgtgaagtcaatttgtctataattagttgttgttgcctatagctaggagcctgtctctagctaatttgtctagcctgtctagaatCCCTCTACACCAAGATAAGAGCTCAACAATCATTCATTGTTCCATGTGCCTTCTATGCTctgtgcatgtactacaagcaatgcgcatgcgcctaTTCTCCGGATGCGCTTATATAGAgattaaccacgcccatgacATTTCAATgacgcatgcatgtgcacttcTCCATTAACTGGCTCGATCGTTGTCTGCAGAGGTCTATAGTCATCAGCAGTAACACAACAAGTGAAGGAGACTTGTGTAGAGACCAGTTGTTGGGCAGAGAACTGTGCAGAGAATCATGCGCCTTCTATCGAGGCTTTTGGTCTGCTAACCAATATGcgcctataatatatatataatattattagttgatgtgcgcttattaaccggtatatacagtatattgtatgtatggcaataatatataattatgtattgtacaGTGTACTGAGTCTATTTGTTTTCATTAGTGCTCCAGTGTGGGCATACCATGCTCTATAGCCATTTCCTCTTTCCTGCaggtaacactggctacagtGTGCTGATGAGCTGCAGTGAGATGATAGTTCAGTCACTCTCTGAGGATCCAAAGGCATTGGCCCTCCACCTCCTGTCAGCTGGGATCATCACTGTGTCCATTCTTGAGGCAACCAACGAGTTAAATGAGACAAAGAGAGAGAAGGCTACCCGATTGTACACTGCCCTGATTGGTGTGGTTaaacaccacccccacaagtACGACGTGTTTGTCTCCACTCTCAGACGCAACCCACTACACACTGACTTGGTCAGAGAATTAGATAGCAAGTGCATGTAGTTTGCATGTCAACAACATAAAATATGTATAATATATGATCGTGCGTACTTTCGCTTTAGGCTCTGTCATTCAAAGTTACATATCTCCCTTGAATTGAATTATACTCATGACCTTTAGTTTTATGCTGATCTTATCCTTACTTTGATGTTTTCTTTTAAGCTCTGTCAACTGTAAAACTAAGCAATAATACAACTGACAATCTTTAccaaacgagtgttgcaagctgcgctgcaTGTACTAatcctctcgccatgttatgctttcgctcagaGTGTTATAGTAGAGGGAATAAGTtttttctataatgaattttagcTAGTTTAATAGCTTATCTatactgagaagaaaatacttgtttacatgcatctatattGATGTTAtccattatattattatggggtgccgtttaaCTTAAAATTATGTTTTAACTATTATTTGACACTTATAAATATAAGGCACATTACAGAAGTAGCGTCTCGTGTGCTTTTTTtaaacgccgcattgccttataagaaaagtgtgtaAGTGACATAAATTACAGACCGCGAAGTAAAAAGTCCTGACGATCCTCGCCTCTGATAGTCTATATGATCTATCTCTCTAACTAGCTACGTATACATATTATACGTAAAACAATGAGTACGAGTAGTAATATAGCGTTACTatcaacatacatgtaagcaCTCTATCAAACGCACTAGCAGTTCAAATACAGCCAGCTAGGCTGCTAGCCAGTGTTGTGAGTCACCATGGAAACAGTGGGGCGACggaatataatatatataggtgaTGTACTTATACATAAGTCATCCTCTTATAATAAGAGCATTATTATgacttgtgtataattattattatatacaatgcaacaaccaaagagtagaacttttgattttttacgtttttgtgaatatcttctaaacaaaatgtgattggatcaatttgagtgtaggtactgaaagttcaactattggcgcttccattggaccaccacctgttacatcatatgacatcatcattccaaaatggGTGCTAtaatatgtgtacattgaaaatatgttataattatgtcaagtGAATAGCATACAATAATCATTCAGTATAGATTACTAGTTGTTCtgcagatgaatggggagggttggtgcaccgttaaacccatcattctcgactcAAGGTCGGGCATCTACTTGCTTTTTCTATACCTGTATGCAtggttttgtgctgtttgctCTTTTTTTTTACTTGTCTAGGATAATACAAGGTCTCAAGGATCCACcagaaaaggctgcaatggtattcccagtaggcataactcgagaacgaagctttattttgcaaatccacaaacacgaatccaagaaaacatgactagaagcctatagaaactcttactttcacttcattgatccagctgtagcagtctacacaaacacactaccgtatacctcgcttgcgcatgcgcaccgaggcatcatTATAGCCTGGAATCACCATGtgataaaaaaataattacaccCGCtatatgacataattatgctagaaTAATCAATACAGTACTTACgtaggccataattataagatgtATGTAAGATATATATAAGATTAGAAAGTCCTAAAGGGGGAAATTTTACCCTCCTATTGTGTAGATTGCCCCCCTCGGACAGTCTCTTACAATATAATTAGTTTTTTTGCTATGAATAGGATCAGATGTCTGGGAAGACAAACTATACCGTAGGATGTCCAGAGAGACAACTTACGTATGAGGGTGACCACCGGTACATTAATATATCAACTTCCAGCTGGACCAAGGAAATTGTGCGAAGGCCACAAAAGTCAGTACGACAAGACATTCAAAGTGTGCCCAATCTCCTCCCATGCTTCCCCACTCTACACTTACTACACATTAACTGACGTGCATATACATTTGTTGTACCTTTTCTCACTGCTCTTTTGTCACAAATTGATCTGATCCATTATAAAACCACCATCATTGGATATGCACAACTTTATGGAGTTATTCGTCGATAATCCTAACTTGCCTGCACACGCTATTAAGATTGTACATAGAGAGTGTCTTCAATATTAATTCTCCCACTATTGAGCACTGAAAAGCTGTACCCAAACAGAGGGGATGGGCCAAACCTCGAGTCAGTGGGACAGTTATACACTGTTTCATGAAGACGATACCTGCATGGGGTGAAGAGACTGGCTGAATAGCGCACCACTAGCTGCATCTACACTttaccaccataattatataagacaCAAAAATTACGTACGCAACTATATGGTGCTATATATGGAAGGTCGGCTTTATATACTATAAGTAGTGTGAAGGAAGTGGGTGTAAAATAGTGGGATGATCtgtcactacatgtatgtagttaGATTACTGAACTAGGATACTGTGTGTGATGTTAGGCCCTTCTTGATtgcagggctgcattgaggggggcgAGGATGGTAATTTGTCCCCCCTGGGCACAgtttcgcccccccccccaaggATCTGGCAGTGTACCactataattctgatgacttcgcccctcctacatttttaaatTTCCCAATTcgccccctcccccctaaTACAAAATCCTGAATGCAGCCCTGGATTATTTGTGTTCTGTTGCGCAATCCCTTCACCTTCAATTTTAAGTAGCTGTATGTTTTGCATTTGTTATACTCGATCTTTAATGTGAATTTTAGATACTATACCTCCTACCGTCAACCTCATGCACTCGCTAGACTAATTCGGTCTCGCTAGCCAGCCTAACAAAGTTTTATACATgttgtaattataatttatatttaAAAAGCCATAAAATTACTGCCGTCACGTGTCACGAGACACAGTTATTGCATACAACATGATGTGAGCATCTTGGGAGAGTTCACATCCATCGTGCATGGCTTTTTGTTTGgatgtgcatgtatagataTGTGTAGCAAACAAAACAACATCTGTCAATATACTTTATGTTCTACAACTGTTGTTTGTAGTTGTATGTGTAGACAGTAAGTGTAGTGAACAAAACAATATCTGTCAATACTTTATGTTCTACAACTGTTGTTTGTAGTTGTATGTGTAGACAGTAAGTGTAGTGAACAAAACAATATCTGTCATTTTCTTCCAACAACTAAATCGTTTcgctttttgttgttgttatgTGTACAGTAATGTGTAGCTATGTGTAGtgaacaaaacacacacaattcaCATCTGTCTATTGTGCTCCGTTTTCGGAACAACACAAGGTTGCAAATTCTGTTGACTGATCAACACGTTCTGTCCACTACTATATAAATCTGATGCCTATTCCTTCTGTTGCACAAAAAATACTGTTATGGACTAGGACCAACTGACCAACACTCCGAAACTGATTTCCACACAAAGGGATTGATCGTATCATGGAAAAAGAGAGTTGTGCAGATCCTGACAACACAACGACTAAACGAGTGATTTCTGAAAACACATACGATTTGATTGAACGCAATGTAGTAGGTAGAGTTGGATTTATCCCTACTGTCAGCCAGAGTAAGAAGACAACTGGACGAAGTACGATAATTTTCGTGACCATCATAGCAACTTTGGCTTTGGTGCTTGCAGTGACAATATTGATCATTGACAAGACATCAAATCAACCTGCCGCCAATACTGGGAGCCTGGACAACACACAAACCCAGCTGAGTGCCTCGGACGAGTCAATTCAGAACCAATTTTTTCAGGCACAGTTGAACAATTTAACTCGTGCTATACTGCCAGCAATACAAGCAATTCAGTCCAATATTGATGAAAATCATCGAGAGATACAGGATCTTCATACGCACCAAAGCAAAAAGATACAAGATCTTAAAAATGACACTTTTCGAGATATTGAAGCCATTCGCACACAGCAAGACAGCACCAACCGTGAGATACAATATCTTCAATCACAGCACAATGACACTGATCAGAAGATGGTACAAGCTAATGGGAACAACTCAGAAGATACACAATGCCTTGGATTTGATCACAGTCATCCTGCGCCTTCATGTCAGCAGATTCTTGATTGCAGTCCGTCCATTTCGAGTGGTCATTTTTGGCTCGGAACAGAAGAGAATGTGGTATTGATGTTCTGTGACATGAACAGGACATGTGGTGGTATGTCTGGTGGGTGGCTACGTTTGATTGCGTTAGATATGCGAGACGAGAATCCACCATGCCCCGGTAATTTGATGCTAATAGAGGAATCAGGAAAAAGACTGTGTACTGGAAATTCTGGTAGTAGTGCGTTTATTGAAG comes from Halichondria panicea chromosome 3, odHalPani1.1, whole genome shotgun sequence and encodes:
- the LOC135333746 gene encoding uncharacterized protein LOC135333746 produces the protein MEKESCADPDNTTTKRVISENTYDLIERNVVGRVGFIPTVSQSKKTTGRSTIIFVTIIATLALVLAVTILIIDKTSNQPAANTGSLDNTQTQLSASDESIQNQFFQAQLNNLTRAILPAIQAIQSNIDENHREIQDLHTHQSKKIQDLKNDTFRDIEAIRTQQDSTNREIQYLQSQHNDTDQKMVQANGNNSEDTQCLGFDHSHPAPSCQQILDCSPSISSGHFWLGTEENVVLMFCDMNRTCGGMSGGWLRLIALDMRDENPPCPGNLMLIEESGKRLCTGNSGSSAFIEANVQYNMVCGRAIAYQYGALTSFYTTQHGIDNGYVNGISLIHTVPILASISGHLQELTMNMVLQREKTVRVFREPVLLNHQVL